From the Anabas testudineus chromosome 23, fAnaTes1.2, whole genome shotgun sequence genome, one window contains:
- the nrf1 gene encoding nuclear respiratory factor 1 isoform X1 yields MMEDHTVHQTEHMTTIEASAVSQQVQQVHVATYTETSMMSAEEDSTSSPDDDPYDDTDILNSAGTDEVTAHLAAAGPVGMAAAAAVATGKKRKRPHIFESNPSIRKRQQTRLLRKLRATLDEYTTRVGQQAIVLCISPSKPNPVFKVFGAAPLENVVRKYKSMMLEDLENALAEHAPAGGELASELPPLTIDGIPVSVDKMTQAQLRAFIPEMLKYSTGRGKPGWGKESCKPIWWPEDIPWANVRSDVRTEEQKQRVSWTQALRTIVKNCYKQHGREDLLYAFEDQQVTTTQSIAHLVPSQTVVQTINNPDGTVSLIQVGTGHTVATLADASELPGVTLAQVNYSTVTDGEVEQNWATLQGREMTIQTTQASEATQAVASLAEAAVAASQEIQPGATVTMALNSEAAAHAVATLAEATLQGGGQIVLAETAAAVGALAGVQDATGLVQIPVSMYQTVVTSLAQGNRPVQVAMAPVATRIDNTVTLDGQAVEVVTLEQ; encoded by the exons ATGATGGAGGATCACACCGTTCACCAGACAGAACATATGACGACCATTGAGGCCAGCGCCGTCAGCCAACAGGTCCAGCAG GTACATGTGGCTACCTACACTGAAACATCCATGATGAGTGCTGAGGAAGACTCGACGTCCTCCCCAGATGATGATCCTTATGATGACACAGACATCCTCAACTCGGCTGGCACCGATGAGGTCACTGCCCACCTGGCTGCTGCAG gACCAGTAGGCATGgcggcagcagctgctgtggcaactggtaagaaaagaaagagacctCATATCTTTGAATCCAATCCCTCCATCCGCAAGAGGCAGCAGACCCGTCTGCTCAG GAAACTAAGAGCTACACTGGATGAGTACACCACTAGAGTGGGTCAGCAGGCCATCGTGCTGTGTATCTCTCCCTCTAAACCCAACCCAGTATTTAAGGTGTTTGGTGCTGCTCCTCTGGAGAATGTG GTGAGAAAGTATAAGAGCATGATGTTAGAGGACCTGGAAAATGCTCTGGCTGAACATGCGCCTGCTGGTGGAGAGCTGGCCTCAGAGCTGCCCCCACTCACTATCGATGGCATCCCGGTCTCTGTGGACAAGATGACCCAG GCCCAGCTGCGAGCGTTCATCCCAGAGATGCTGAAGTACTCAACAGGGCGAGGGAAGCCTGGCTGGGGAAAGGAGAGCTGCAAACCCATATGGTGGCCTGAGGACATTCCCTGGGCCAATGTCCGCAGTGATGTTCGCACAGAGGAGCAGAAACAGAGG GTGTCTTGGACACAGGCACTGCGGACCATTGTGAAAAACTGCTACAAGCAGCATGGCCGTGAGGATCTGTTGTATGCTTTTGAAGACCAGCAGGTAACCACCACACAGAGCATCGCTCACCTTGTGCCCTCACAGACCGTCGTTCAGACTATCAACAACCCTGATGGAACAGTTTCGCTCATCCAG GTTGGCACAGGACACACAGTTGCCACTCTGGCAGACGCTTCAGAGCTGCCAGGTGTGACGTTGGCACAGGTTAACTACTCCACTGTGACTGATGGAGAA GTAGAACAGAACTGGGCAACCCTACAGGGCAGGGAAATGACAATTCAAACCACTCAAGCGTCAGAGGCCACACAGGCAGTAGCATCCCTGGCtgaagctgctgttgctgccagTCAAGAGATTCAGCCTGGAGCCACCGTCACAATGGCTCTCAACAG tgagGCAGCAGCTCATGCTGTAGCGACGCTGGCAGAGGCCACGCTACAAGGTGGGGGGCAGATTGTCCtggcagagacagcagctgctgttgggGCGCTAGCTGGGGTTCAAGATGCCACAG GTTTGGTCCAGATCCCAGTCAGCATGTACCAGACTGTAGTGACCAGCCTCGCCCAGGGCAACCGGCCTGTTCAGGTTGCCATGGCACCTGTTGCCACGCGCATAgacaacactgtcacactggATGGCCAGGCAGTGGAGGTCGTGACCTTAGAGCAGTGA
- the nrf1 gene encoding nuclear respiratory factor 1 isoform X2, which produces MMEDHTVHQTEHMTTIEASAVSQQVHVATYTETSMMSAEEDSTSSPDDDPYDDTDILNSAGTDEVTAHLAAAGPVGMAAAAAVATGKKRKRPHIFESNPSIRKRQQTRLLRKLRATLDEYTTRVGQQAIVLCISPSKPNPVFKVFGAAPLENVVRKYKSMMLEDLENALAEHAPAGGELASELPPLTIDGIPVSVDKMTQAQLRAFIPEMLKYSTGRGKPGWGKESCKPIWWPEDIPWANVRSDVRTEEQKQRVSWTQALRTIVKNCYKQHGREDLLYAFEDQQVTTTQSIAHLVPSQTVVQTINNPDGTVSLIQVGTGHTVATLADASELPGVTLAQVNYSTVTDGEVEQNWATLQGREMTIQTTQASEATQAVASLAEAAVAASQEIQPGATVTMALNSEAAAHAVATLAEATLQGGGQIVLAETAAAVGALAGVQDATGLVQIPVSMYQTVVTSLAQGNRPVQVAMAPVATRIDNTVTLDGQAVEVVTLEQ; this is translated from the exons ATGATGGAGGATCACACCGTTCACCAGACAGAACATATGACGACCATTGAGGCCAGCGCCGTCAGCCAACAG GTACATGTGGCTACCTACACTGAAACATCCATGATGAGTGCTGAGGAAGACTCGACGTCCTCCCCAGATGATGATCCTTATGATGACACAGACATCCTCAACTCGGCTGGCACCGATGAGGTCACTGCCCACCTGGCTGCTGCAG gACCAGTAGGCATGgcggcagcagctgctgtggcaactggtaagaaaagaaagagacctCATATCTTTGAATCCAATCCCTCCATCCGCAAGAGGCAGCAGACCCGTCTGCTCAG GAAACTAAGAGCTACACTGGATGAGTACACCACTAGAGTGGGTCAGCAGGCCATCGTGCTGTGTATCTCTCCCTCTAAACCCAACCCAGTATTTAAGGTGTTTGGTGCTGCTCCTCTGGAGAATGTG GTGAGAAAGTATAAGAGCATGATGTTAGAGGACCTGGAAAATGCTCTGGCTGAACATGCGCCTGCTGGTGGAGAGCTGGCCTCAGAGCTGCCCCCACTCACTATCGATGGCATCCCGGTCTCTGTGGACAAGATGACCCAG GCCCAGCTGCGAGCGTTCATCCCAGAGATGCTGAAGTACTCAACAGGGCGAGGGAAGCCTGGCTGGGGAAAGGAGAGCTGCAAACCCATATGGTGGCCTGAGGACATTCCCTGGGCCAATGTCCGCAGTGATGTTCGCACAGAGGAGCAGAAACAGAGG GTGTCTTGGACACAGGCACTGCGGACCATTGTGAAAAACTGCTACAAGCAGCATGGCCGTGAGGATCTGTTGTATGCTTTTGAAGACCAGCAGGTAACCACCACACAGAGCATCGCTCACCTTGTGCCCTCACAGACCGTCGTTCAGACTATCAACAACCCTGATGGAACAGTTTCGCTCATCCAG GTTGGCACAGGACACACAGTTGCCACTCTGGCAGACGCTTCAGAGCTGCCAGGTGTGACGTTGGCACAGGTTAACTACTCCACTGTGACTGATGGAGAA GTAGAACAGAACTGGGCAACCCTACAGGGCAGGGAAATGACAATTCAAACCACTCAAGCGTCAGAGGCCACACAGGCAGTAGCATCCCTGGCtgaagctgctgttgctgccagTCAAGAGATTCAGCCTGGAGCCACCGTCACAATGGCTCTCAACAG tgagGCAGCAGCTCATGCTGTAGCGACGCTGGCAGAGGCCACGCTACAAGGTGGGGGGCAGATTGTCCtggcagagacagcagctgctgttgggGCGCTAGCTGGGGTTCAAGATGCCACAG GTTTGGTCCAGATCCCAGTCAGCATGTACCAGACTGTAGTGACCAGCCTCGCCCAGGGCAACCGGCCTGTTCAGGTTGCCATGGCACCTGTTGCCACGCGCATAgacaacactgtcacactggATGGCCAGGCAGTGGAGGTCGTGACCTTAGAGCAGTGA